One Herbaspirillum rubrisubalbicans genomic window carries:
- a CDS encoding DUF6148 family protein, with translation MSGITLDQAQAQLAAWLAASLAVSQNQEYTIGTRKLRRADAAVIKEQITYWQGMVAQLSAVASGRRRSLNISYGVPR, from the coding sequence ATGTCCGGTATCACTCTGGATCAGGCCCAGGCCCAGCTGGCCGCATGGCTGGCCGCCAGCCTGGCCGTCTCGCAGAACCAGGAGTACACCATCGGTACGCGCAAATTGCGCCGCGCTGATGCCGCCGTGATCAAGGAACAGATCACCTACTGGCAGGGCATGGTGGCTCAGCTCTCGGCCGTTGCCTCCGGGCGCCGCCGCAGTCTGAACATCAGCTATGGGGTGCCGCGATGA
- a CDS encoding terminase gpA endonuclease subunit, with protein MNTVFGIDINDLFRNEHEALKFAFNFQSQQYPLSPMSKLGSLEALGQGKGLVSTDGAAQAGMIRKKLDRLGEAHRHCLVARFSPKYDVCPCCQGEPYPLRVVQMGGLVLVAGIDVQDNRFEVVVWAVGRGEEMWVVDYMVLAANPAVPADWEKLSFYMETRFQHMAGGTLGVEGYTIDTGGHFTHQAYAWARMQQAKGRRCFASKGDSRLGGPVKGRSSLQDVNYAGKVIKSGIKLWLVGTDTAKDLIFGRLNVTQSGPGCLHFSQDLPAEFYHQLTAEARVKVRTVSGEQYRWAKMRLRNEVLDCTVLALFSSHMLDLHRYTERMWERLEAAVQPAVADMFASPPPAPMTSAGPAESIEINNPPARVQVPAPMPPPSSGGRRVRSRGIER; from the coding sequence ATGAACACGGTTTTTGGGATCGATATCAACGATTTGTTCCGCAATGAGCATGAGGCGCTCAAGTTCGCCTTCAACTTCCAGAGCCAGCAATATCCTTTGTCGCCGATGTCCAAGCTGGGGAGTCTGGAGGCGTTGGGTCAGGGCAAGGGCTTGGTGTCGACTGACGGTGCGGCTCAGGCCGGCATGATACGCAAGAAGCTTGACCGCCTGGGTGAGGCTCACAGGCATTGCCTGGTAGCGCGTTTCTCGCCCAAGTACGATGTTTGCCCATGCTGCCAGGGTGAGCCGTATCCCCTTCGCGTAGTCCAGATGGGCGGCCTGGTGCTGGTGGCGGGGATCGACGTCCAGGACAACCGCTTCGAGGTGGTGGTTTGGGCGGTTGGACGCGGCGAGGAGATGTGGGTGGTGGACTACATGGTCCTGGCAGCGAACCCCGCGGTACCGGCTGACTGGGAGAAGCTGTCCTTCTATATGGAGACGCGGTTTCAGCACATGGCGGGCGGGACGCTGGGCGTCGAGGGGTACACCATCGATACCGGTGGCCACTTCACGCACCAGGCCTATGCTTGGGCGCGGATGCAGCAGGCGAAGGGGCGGCGCTGCTTTGCGAGCAAGGGTGACTCTCGCCTCGGCGGGCCCGTGAAAGGGCGTTCGTCTCTGCAGGACGTGAACTATGCAGGCAAGGTGATCAAGAGCGGCATCAAGCTCTGGCTGGTGGGCACCGACACGGCAAAGGATCTGATCTTCGGGCGGTTGAACGTGACGCAGTCGGGGCCAGGATGCCTGCACTTCTCGCAGGATCTGCCCGCCGAGTTCTACCACCAGCTGACGGCGGAGGCGCGCGTCAAAGTGCGCACGGTCTCCGGCGAGCAGTATCGCTGGGCAAAGATGCGCCTGCGCAATGAGGTGCTGGACTGCACGGTGCTGGCTCTATTCTCCTCGCACATGCTTGACCTGCATCGCTATACCGAACGCATGTGGGAGCGCCTGGAGGCCGCAGTACAGCCTGCAGTCGCTGACATGTTTGCATCGCCGCCACCGGCGCCCATGACATCGGCCGGTCCGGCCGAGTCGATAGAAATCAATAATCCACCCGCGCGGGTGCAAGTACCTGCACCGATGCCGCCGCCGTCCTCTGGTGGGCGGCGGGTTCGCTCGCGCGGGATTGAACGATAG